A window of the Polypterus senegalus isolate Bchr_013 chromosome 4, ASM1683550v1, whole genome shotgun sequence genome harbors these coding sequences:
- the LOC120528864 gene encoding asialoglycoprotein receptor 1-like → MSNQEETSKLAWEHLGIPAPRGVGGGGNKEHLGIYTQTPDSQPHRPLSYFLEAAVMQMNNYTLPINNESIYENVDNFSQKKPEGQQEDLKRPVNRDNKLHLFKTLSLLLLCAVLVIAIIFLTVYHFRALNDKQQELEELKTAYYNLTSNFSDHLESLATFQSQYEILNKSHAELLSESRKLKQCISPVIKMSQAEKTCSLCPEGWVSFHSKCYFFSTDLLDWQSSQEKCMSMCGHLVIVESAEEQNFLENKMKDFNDGGYWIGLTDQKNENTFVWVDNRPLDSNNR, encoded by the exons ATGTCCAACCAGGAAGAAACCTCtaagctggcctgggaacaccttggaatCCCTGCCCCCAGAGGAGTTGGAGGAGGTGGGAACAAAGAACATCTGGGCATCTATACTCAGACTCCTGACTCCCAACCCCACCGACCT CTCAGTTACTTTTTAGAAGCAGCAGTGATGCAGATGAATAATTATACTTTGCCTATAAATAATGAAAGCATCTATGAAAATGTTGACAATTTCTCTCAGAAAAAACCTGAAGGACAACAAGAAG ATCTAAAACGTCCTGTGAATAGAGACAACAAACTGCATCTGTTCAAGACGTTGTCGCTGCTGCTTCTGTGTGCTGTGCTAGTGATTGCCATCATCTTCTTGACAGTGTACC ATTTCAGAGCACTCAATGACAAGCAGCAGGAGCTAGAAGAGTTAAAGACTGCATATTACAACCTGACCAGTAACTTCAGTGATCATTTGGAAAGTCTTGCTACCTTTCAGTCTCAATACGAAATTCTGAATAAGAGCCACGCTGAACTGCTATCAGAGAGTAGAAAACTGAAGCAGTGCATCAGTCCTGTTATAAAAATGTCTCAAG caGAAAAAACTTGCTCTCTATGTCCAGAGGGCTGGGTGAGTTTTCACTCCAAGTGTTACTTCTTCTCCACCGATTTACTGGACTGGCAGTCGAGCCAAGAGAAGTGCATGAGTATGTGTGGACACCTGGTGATAGTAGAAAGTGCAGAGGAGCAG aattttttagaaaataaaatgaaagattttaatgATGGGGGTTATTGGATTGGCCTGACTGATCAGAAGAATGAGAACACTTTTGTTTGGGTGGACAACAGGCCTCTAGACTCAAATAACAGGTGA